Proteins co-encoded in one Aquincola tertiaricarbonis genomic window:
- the pepA gene encoding flocculation-associated PEP-CTERM protein PepA encodes MNLKYALSAVALSAAIAVPAVAAPVFEVTPSVLGAPGSPFNANKMSGNASTLLTLDAATQTVTGVGWISFSSFSLDGNSVLFTGLDTSYQVWLEYNYTTKLVSGTFGAAGSLYDVTSLSFTAYGKQFTSQAGVNTYNNAIATGTAPSVTLGTGTVQTLGTGALDAAGPDSASFNAAGGTSFNANTTFTLTDFGKTFFTQPNPFYTNAFNSFTNTSQGFVTNGNFIALTQADGAVDFAGTVPEPATLALVGLALVGAGAAARRRRQA; translated from the coding sequence ATGAACCTCAAATACGCCCTCTCCGCCGTCGCGCTGAGCGCCGCGATCGCTGTCCCGGCCGTTGCAGCACCGGTGTTCGAAGTGACCCCTAGCGTGCTGGGCGCACCCGGCTCGCCGTTCAACGCCAACAAGATGAGCGGCAATGCATCGACGCTGCTGACGCTCGACGCGGCAACCCAGACGGTTACCGGCGTGGGCTGGATCAGTTTCAGCTCGTTTTCGCTGGACGGCAACTCGGTGTTGTTCACCGGCCTGGACACCAGCTACCAAGTCTGGCTGGAATACAACTACACCACCAAGCTGGTGTCCGGTACTTTCGGCGCCGCCGGCAGCCTGTACGACGTGACTTCGCTGAGCTTCACTGCCTACGGCAAACAGTTCACTTCGCAAGCCGGCGTCAACACGTACAACAATGCGATCGCCACGGGCACCGCACCTTCCGTGACGCTTGGCACTGGCACGGTCCAAACCCTAGGTACCGGCGCCCTGGATGCGGCAGGCCCTGACTCCGCCTCGTTCAACGCCGCCGGCGGCACCTCATTCAACGCCAACACGACGTTCACGCTGACGGATTTCGGCAAGACCTTCTTCACGCAGCCGAACCCGTTCTACACCAACGCGTTCAACAGCTTCACGAACACGTCCCAGGGCTTCGTGACCAACGGCAACTTCATCGCGCTGACCCAAGCTGACGGCGCTGTTGACTTCGCTGGTACCGTGCCCGAGCCGGCGACCCTCGCCCTGGTGGGCCTGGCGCTGGTGGGCGCTGGCGCTGCTGCTCGCCGTCGCCGCCAAGCCTGA
- a CDS encoding FAD-binding oxidoreductase, which yields MNQSDMGDSRASPRAQTSTTGHAKSIVGVQQPGSVDEVIELVHWARSTGARLYPVSRGLNWGYGSATPATDGCLIVDLSRMNNIRNAEAINARNPVAVIEPGVTQAQLYDHLEAHCPSLTFNVTGSGRDTSILGNALDRGVGYLGPRKEDVFGLEFVDGQGRLLKTGFRRLGEDSPLAHCHPYGLGPMLDGLLSQGSIGIVTSACFRLVPRRPREVAVSLTLRDVENFSAFLDSLIALKREGLMTSVAHIGNRARTETTLRYGITQYLQQRCGLSGRSLSDAADQALKVAARGEWSALASVTGNAGQVRAALKEIRSRTSRLADVRVVTDKLLDIGYAVTDRLRAWPTCRATAAAISAIRPLHGLALGKPTNVAIENLLWRGGQEELAPGAFDESHCGLLYVSPALPADGAFISRIMAVLNTVAARHGHKLYTTVNLETPLSTVAIINLLFDRRDAQAVAGAHRCADALWTCIREHGLEVYRARADMMPGVTDTAPEYWQAIGDLKAALDPLNIISPGRYAARERRESLHKPVSQTLDEL from the coding sequence ATGAACCAGTCGGATATGGGGGACAGCCGTGCATCCCCCCGCGCACAGACCAGCACCACCGGCCATGCCAAAAGCATCGTCGGCGTTCAGCAACCCGGATCGGTGGACGAGGTCATCGAGCTGGTCCACTGGGCTCGCTCCACCGGCGCCCGTCTATATCCGGTTTCGCGCGGGCTGAACTGGGGCTACGGGTCAGCGACACCCGCAACCGACGGCTGCTTGATCGTCGATCTGAGCCGCATGAACAACATCCGCAATGCCGAGGCCATCAACGCCCGAAATCCTGTGGCGGTGATCGAGCCTGGCGTAACGCAAGCGCAGCTCTATGACCACCTCGAGGCGCATTGCCCATCGCTCACCTTCAACGTCACCGGCTCCGGCCGAGACACAAGCATCCTTGGCAATGCGCTCGATCGCGGCGTCGGATACCTGGGCCCACGCAAGGAGGACGTCTTTGGGCTTGAATTCGTGGATGGTCAAGGTCGACTTCTGAAGACTGGCTTCCGCCGCTTGGGAGAGGACTCCCCCCTGGCGCACTGCCATCCCTATGGGCTGGGACCGATGTTGGACGGCTTGCTGTCACAAGGCAGTATTGGCATCGTCACCAGCGCCTGTTTCCGGCTGGTCCCGCGCCGTCCTCGGGAAGTGGCTGTTTCGTTGACGCTGCGTGATGTCGAAAACTTCAGCGCGTTCCTCGATTCGCTGATCGCACTGAAACGCGAGGGGTTGATGACGTCGGTGGCCCATATCGGCAACCGCGCACGGACCGAAACCACCCTCCGCTACGGCATCACCCAGTACTTGCAGCAGCGCTGTGGTCTGTCCGGACGCTCCCTGTCAGACGCTGCGGACCAAGCCCTGAAAGTGGCTGCCCGAGGCGAGTGGAGCGCGCTCGCGTCCGTCACAGGTAATGCCGGTCAAGTGCGAGCGGCGCTGAAGGAAATTCGCAGCAGAACAAGCCGCCTAGCCGACGTACGCGTCGTCACCGACAAGCTTTTGGACATCGGGTACGCAGTGACGGACCGGCTTCGTGCTTGGCCGACGTGCCGCGCGACCGCGGCCGCAATTTCGGCGATACGCCCGCTCCACGGCCTCGCGCTGGGCAAGCCCACCAACGTCGCGATCGAAAACCTTCTGTGGCGGGGCGGTCAGGAAGAGCTCGCGCCCGGCGCATTCGACGAATCTCACTGCGGCCTTCTGTACGTCAGCCCTGCGCTTCCAGCCGACGGAGCGTTCATCTCGCGCATCATGGCCGTTTTGAACACCGTCGCAGCCCGTCACGGTCACAAGCTATACACCACGGTCAACCTGGAAACGCCGCTGTCGACGGTCGCCATCATCAACCTGTTGTTCGACCGACGGGACGCGCAGGCGGTGGCCGGGGCCCATCGATGCGCCGACGCGTTGTGGACATGCATTCGCGAGCATGGTCTGGAGGTTTACCGAGCCCGCGCCGACATGATGCCAGGAGTGACGGATACCGCGCCGGAGTACTGGCAAGCGATCGGGGACCTGAAGGCCGCCCTCGACCCTCTGAACATCATCAGCCCGGGCCGATATGCCGCCAGGGAGCGTCGGGAATCTTTACACAAACCGGTCAGCCAGACCCTTGATGAGCTATAA
- a CDS encoding exopolyphosphatase produces the protein MTSPTYRLITRSDFDGLVCAVLLNELKMIDEIKFVHPKDMQDGKVEVTARDITTNLPYVPGVYMAFDHHASETLRNTGERSNHVIDAKAPSAARVVYEHFGGAARFPTIAPDMMAAVDKADAAQFSRDEILNPSGWVLLNYLMDARTGLGRFRNFRISNYALMMDLIAYCRDHGIQDILGLPDVKERVDLYFEHAERAKEQITRCARVHGNLVVLDLRHEETIFAANRFMIYALFPQTNISIHVMWGVQQRNTVFATGKSILDRSSKTDVGALMLQYGGGGHQAAGTCQVENDQAETVLAELIERIRNDG, from the coding sequence ATGACCTCTCCCACCTACCGCCTCATCACCCGCAGCGACTTCGACGGCCTGGTTTGCGCCGTGCTGCTGAACGAGCTGAAGATGATCGACGAGATCAAGTTCGTGCATCCCAAGGACATGCAGGACGGCAAGGTGGAAGTGACGGCGCGCGACATCACCACCAACCTGCCGTACGTGCCCGGCGTGTACATGGCGTTCGACCATCATGCGTCGGAAACCCTGCGCAACACCGGCGAGCGGTCCAACCACGTGATCGACGCCAAGGCGCCTTCGGCCGCGCGCGTGGTGTACGAGCACTTCGGCGGCGCGGCGCGCTTTCCGACCATCGCGCCCGACATGATGGCCGCGGTGGACAAGGCCGACGCCGCGCAGTTCAGCCGCGACGAGATCCTGAACCCCAGCGGCTGGGTGCTGCTGAACTACCTGATGGACGCCCGCACCGGGCTGGGCCGCTTCCGCAACTTCCGCATCAGCAACTACGCGCTGATGATGGACCTGATCGCCTACTGCCGCGACCACGGCATCCAGGACATCCTGGGCCTGCCCGACGTGAAGGAGCGGGTGGACCTGTACTTCGAGCATGCCGAACGCGCCAAGGAGCAGATCACCCGCTGCGCCCGCGTGCACGGCAACCTGGTGGTGCTGGACCTGCGGCACGAGGAGACGATCTTCGCGGCCAACCGCTTCATGATCTACGCGCTGTTCCCGCAGACCAACATCTCCATCCACGTGATGTGGGGCGTGCAGCAGCGCAACACGGTGTTCGCCACCGGCAAGAGCATCCTCGATCGAAGCAGCAAGACCGACGTGGGCGCGCTGATGCTCCAGTACGGCGGCGGCGGCCACCAGGCGGCCGGCACCTGCCAGGTGGAGAACGATCAGGCCGAGACCGTGCTGGCCGAGCTCATCGAGCGCATCCGCAACGACGGCTGA
- the metX gene encoding homoserine O-succinyltransferase MetX has translation MASLGHVTPQRMHFAEPLPLKSGARLADYTLVYETYGSLNADRSNAVLVCHALNASHHVAGTYEGQDRSEGWWDNLVGPGKPLDTDRFFVIGINNPGSCFGSTGPMHANPDPAAGGRPYGADFPVMTVEDWVDAQARVLDQLGITQLAAVLGGSLGGMQALSWSLRHPTRLRHCVAVATAPNLSAQNIAFNEVARRAIVTDPDFHGGHFYAHGVVPARGLRVARMIGHITYLSDDSMEAKFGRSLRAAELGYSTQDIEFQIESYLRYQGEKFSEYFDANTYLLITRALDYFDPAREHGGDLTRAFAAAQAKFMLVSFTTDWRFSPARSREIVKALVDNQRDVSYAEIDAPHGHDAFLLEDPRYHAVLRAYFDNVAKEFSA, from the coding sequence ATGGCATCCCTAGGACACGTCACACCGCAGCGCATGCACTTCGCCGAGCCGCTGCCGCTGAAAAGCGGCGCCCGGCTGGCCGATTACACCCTGGTCTACGAGACCTACGGCAGCCTGAACGCCGACCGCAGCAACGCGGTGCTGGTGTGCCATGCGCTCAATGCCTCGCACCACGTGGCGGGCACGTATGAAGGCCAGGACCGCAGCGAAGGCTGGTGGGACAACCTGGTGGGCCCCGGCAAGCCGCTGGACACCGACCGCTTCTTCGTCATCGGCATCAACAACCCGGGCTCGTGCTTCGGCTCCACCGGGCCCATGCATGCCAACCCTGACCCCGCCGCCGGCGGCCGCCCGTATGGCGCCGACTTTCCGGTGATGACGGTGGAAGACTGGGTGGACGCCCAGGCCCGCGTGCTCGACCAGCTGGGCATCACCCAGCTGGCGGCGGTGCTGGGCGGCAGCCTGGGCGGCATGCAGGCGCTGAGCTGGTCGCTGCGCCACCCTACGCGGCTGCGGCACTGCGTGGCGGTGGCCACGGCGCCCAACCTGTCGGCGCAGAACATTGCCTTCAACGAGGTGGCGCGCCGCGCCATCGTCACCGACCCCGACTTCCACGGCGGCCATTTCTATGCCCATGGCGTGGTGCCGGCGCGCGGGCTGCGGGTGGCGCGCATGATCGGCCACATCACCTACCTGTCGGACGACTCGATGGAGGCCAAGTTCGGCCGCAGCCTGCGCGCCGCCGAACTGGGCTACAGCACGCAGGACATCGAGTTCCAGATCGAGAGCTACCTGCGCTACCAGGGCGAGAAGTTCAGCGAATACTTCGACGCCAACACCTACCTGCTGATCACCCGCGCGCTGGACTACTTCGACCCCGCGCGTGAGCACGGCGGCGACCTCACCCGCGCCTTCGCGGCGGCGCAGGCCAAGTTCATGCTGGTCAGCTTCACCACCGACTGGCGCTTTTCGCCCGCCCGCTCGCGCGAGATCGTCAAGGCCCTGGTCGACAACCAGCGCGACGTCAGCTACGCCGAGATCGACGCACCGCACGGCCATGACGCCTTCCTGCTGGAAGACCCGCGCTACCACGCGGTGCTGCGCGCCTACTTCGACAACGTGGCCAAGGAGTTCTCGGCATGA
- the metW gene encoding methionine biosynthesis protein MetW, whose protein sequence is MSDRADMETIASLVPFGSRVLDLGCGDGALLAHLRDHRQCRGFGVEIDDAKVAACIRRDVKVLQLNLEEGLALFEDQSFDVVLQLDTLQHLRNTEKMLQETARVGRIGIVSFPNFAHWPNRIRVASGRMPVTRVLPYQWYDTPNIRVGTYADFEVLARKNGLSVIESFGIQHGKPVRTLPNLMASVAVFKFERLAG, encoded by the coding sequence ATGAGCGATCGGGCAGACATGGAGACGATCGCTTCGCTGGTGCCCTTCGGCAGCCGCGTGCTCGACCTGGGCTGCGGCGACGGTGCGCTGCTGGCGCACCTGCGCGATCACCGGCAGTGCCGGGGCTTCGGCGTGGAGATCGACGATGCCAAGGTGGCCGCCTGCATCCGACGCGATGTGAAGGTGCTGCAGCTCAATCTGGAAGAAGGCCTGGCGCTGTTCGAGGACCAATCCTTCGACGTGGTGCTGCAACTGGACACGCTGCAACACCTGCGCAACACCGAGAAGATGCTGCAGGAAACCGCCCGCGTGGGGCGCATCGGCATCGTCAGCTTTCCCAACTTCGCGCACTGGCCCAACCGCATCCGCGTGGCCTCGGGCCGCATGCCGGTGACGCGTGTGCTGCCCTACCAGTGGTACGACACGCCCAACATCCGCGTGGGCACCTATGCCGATTTCGAGGTGCTGGCGCGCAAGAACGGCCTGTCGGTGATCGAGAGCTTCGGCATCCAGCACGGCAAGCCGGTGCGCACGCTGCCCAACCTGATGGCCAGCGTGGCCGTCTTCAAATTTGAGCGACTGGCAGGCTGA
- a CDS encoding LLM class flavin-dependent oxidoreductase, protein MSLVLSALDQSVSLAGSSEDAAIRDSVSLAAHCEAEGYHRFWLSEHHALPAIIGTAPEVLMAAVAATTQRIRIGSAGVMLPHYSALKVAEQFRVLEALAPGRIDLGVGRAPGGDMRTAMALNPHAHHAAEHFPQQVRDLQAWTSGQPHNGITAHPRGPHAPQIWVLGSSDYGAQLAAHFGLPYAFAYFFMDGQGVEQALRLYRELYRPSERHPAPQPTICVWALAADTEEEARHHALSRERWRVDRARGVLGPLQPPDAVAARGFTEMEMATTVEAMRRQALVGTGAQVAAMLHQLADRLQLGEIVINTWAHDPAVRRRSYTLIAQAMRGG, encoded by the coding sequence ATGAGCCTTGTCCTGTCCGCCCTCGACCAGTCCGTCTCGCTGGCCGGCAGCAGCGAAGACGCCGCCATCCGCGACAGCGTGAGCCTGGCCGCCCACTGCGAAGCCGAGGGCTACCACCGCTTCTGGCTGAGCGAGCACCATGCGCTGCCCGCCATCATCGGTACCGCGCCCGAGGTGCTGATGGCCGCCGTGGCCGCCACCACGCAGCGCATCCGCATCGGCAGCGCGGGGGTGATGCTGCCGCACTACTCGGCCCTGAAGGTGGCCGAGCAGTTCCGCGTGCTGGAGGCACTGGCGCCCGGCCGCATCGACCTGGGCGTGGGCCGTGCGCCCGGCGGCGACATGCGCACCGCGATGGCCCTGAACCCGCATGCACACCATGCGGCCGAGCACTTTCCGCAGCAGGTGCGCGACCTGCAGGCCTGGACCAGCGGCCAGCCGCACAACGGCATCACGGCCCACCCGCGCGGGCCGCATGCGCCGCAGATCTGGGTGCTGGGCAGCAGCGACTACGGCGCGCAGCTGGCCGCGCACTTCGGCCTGCCCTATGCCTTCGCCTACTTCTTCATGGACGGCCAGGGTGTGGAGCAGGCGCTGCGCCTCTACCGCGAGCTCTACCGCCCGAGCGAGCGGCACCCCGCACCGCAGCCCACCATCTGCGTGTGGGCGCTGGCCGCCGACACCGAAGAAGAAGCCCGCCACCATGCGCTGAGCCGCGAACGCTGGCGCGTCGACCGCGCCCGCGGCGTGCTGGGCCCGCTGCAGCCGCCCGACGCGGTGGCGGCCCGCGGCTTCACCGAGATGGAGATGGCCACCACCGTGGAGGCCATGCGCCGCCAGGCCCTGGTGGGCACCGGCGCGCAGGTGGCGGCCATGCTGCACCAGCTGGCCGACCGACTGCAGCTGGGTGAGATCGTCATCAACACCTGGGCCCACGACCCGGCGGTGCGCCGCCGCTCGTACACGCTGATCGCGCAGGCGATGCGGGGCGGCTGA
- the thiC gene encoding phosphomethylpyrimidine synthase ThiC, whose product MNAPDKLAQLLSLTREPFPASTKAWITGSRPDLRVPVRDVALSNGEVVSLYDTSGPYTDPAAAIDVRRGLPELRAAWIDERGDTERYEGRLRQALDDGLKHEERDSPRIAQLRADAAALQRIPRRARSGGNVTQMHYARRGIVTPEMEYVALRENGKREWMAEYLADAQRERRLAGNGLGARLPAVITPEFVRDEVARGRAIIPANINHPEVEPMAIGRNFRVKINANIGNSAVTSSIEEEVEKMVWAIRWGADNVMDLSTGRHIHTTRDWILRNSPVPIGTVPLYQALEKVGGVAEDLTWALYRDTLIEQAEQGVDYFTIHAGLRLPFIHLTAQRRTGIVSRGGSIMAKWCIAHHQESFLYTHFEEICEIMKAYDVSFSLGDGLRPGSAADANDEAQFAELRTLGELTQLAWQHDVQTMIEGPGHVPMHMIQANMDEQLKHCHEAPFYTLGPLTIDIAPGYDHIASAIGAAMIGWMGTAMLCYVTPKEHLGLPDREDVKQGIVAYKIAAHAADVAKGHPGARARDDALSKARFEFRWTDQFNLGLDPDTAREFHDETLPKDASKVAHFCSMCGPKFCSMKITQEVRDYAARGMGEKSAEFRAGGGELYVPIQPVG is encoded by the coding sequence ATGAACGCCCCCGACAAGCTTGCGCAGCTGCTCAGCCTCACGCGCGAGCCATTCCCTGCTTCCACCAAGGCCTGGATCACCGGCAGCCGACCCGACCTGCGGGTGCCGGTGCGCGACGTGGCCCTGAGCAATGGCGAGGTGGTGTCGCTGTACGACACCTCCGGTCCCTACACCGACCCCGCCGCCGCCATCGACGTGCGCCGCGGCCTGCCCGAGCTGCGCGCCGCCTGGATCGACGAGCGCGGCGACACCGAACGCTACGAAGGCCGGCTGCGCCAGGCGCTGGACGATGGCCTGAAGCACGAAGAGCGCGACAGCCCGCGCATCGCGCAATTGCGCGCCGATGCCGCCGCGCTGCAGCGCATACCGCGCCGCGCGCGGTCTGGCGGCAACGTCACCCAGATGCACTACGCCCGCCGCGGCATCGTCACGCCCGAGATGGAATACGTGGCGCTGCGCGAGAACGGCAAGCGCGAATGGATGGCCGAGTACCTGGCCGATGCGCAGCGCGAACGCCGCTTGGCCGGCAATGGCCTGGGCGCGCGGCTGCCGGCGGTCATCACGCCCGAGTTCGTGCGCGACGAAGTGGCCCGCGGCCGCGCCATCATCCCGGCCAACATCAACCACCCCGAGGTGGAGCCGATGGCCATCGGCCGCAACTTCCGGGTGAAGATCAACGCCAACATCGGCAACTCGGCCGTCACCAGCAGCATCGAGGAAGAGGTGGAGAAGATGGTGTGGGCCATCCGCTGGGGCGCCGACAACGTGATGGACCTGAGCACCGGCCGCCACATCCACACCACGCGTGACTGGATCCTGCGCAACAGCCCGGTGCCCATCGGCACCGTGCCGCTGTACCAGGCGCTGGAGAAGGTGGGCGGCGTGGCCGAGGACCTGACCTGGGCCCTGTACCGCGACACGCTGATTGAGCAGGCCGAGCAGGGGGTGGACTACTTCACCATCCATGCCGGGCTGCGGCTGCCCTTCATCCACCTCACCGCGCAGCGGCGCACCGGCATCGTCTCGCGCGGCGGTTCCATCATGGCCAAGTGGTGCATCGCCCACCACCAGGAAAGCTTTTTGTACACGCACTTCGAAGAGATCTGCGAGATCATGAAGGCGTACGACGTGAGCTTCTCGCTGGGCGACGGGCTGCGGCCTGGCTCGGCCGCCGATGCCAACGACGAAGCCCAATTTGCGGAGCTGCGCACGCTGGGCGAGCTGACGCAGCTGGCCTGGCAGCACGACGTGCAGACCATGATCGAAGGCCCCGGCCATGTGCCGATGCACATGATCCAGGCCAATATGGACGAGCAGCTCAAGCACTGCCACGAGGCGCCGTTCTACACGCTGGGGCCGCTGACCATCGACATCGCGCCGGGCTACGACCACATCGCCAGCGCCATCGGCGCGGCCATGATCGGCTGGATGGGCACCGCGATGCTGTGCTACGTGACGCCCAAGGAACACCTGGGCCTGCCCGACCGCGAAGACGTGAAGCAGGGCATCGTGGCCTACAAGATCGCGGCGCATGCGGCCGACGTGGCCAAGGGCCATCCGGGGGCGCGGGCGCGTGACGATGCGCTGTCGAAGGCGCGCTTCGAGTTCCGCTGGACCGACCAGTTCAACCTGGGCCTGGACCCGGACACCGCACGCGAATTCCACGACGAGACGCTGCCCAAGGACGCCAGCAAGGTGGCGCACTTCTGCTCCATGTGCGGCCCCAAGTTCTGCTCGATGAAGATCACGCAGGAAGTGCGCGACTACGCAGCCCGCGGCATGGGCGAGAAGTCGGCCGAGTTCCGCGCGGGCGGGGGTGAGCTGTACGTGCCCATCCAGCCCGTAGGCTGA
- a CDS encoding OmpW/AlkL family protein: MNKRCQALALAAAALTIAALPAAHAQDSGDWIVRARALHLDSADKDNTGLDLSLKNKTFPEVDITYFFTPNIAAELVLTYPQKHDLRAGGDKIGSLKHLPPTLSLQYHFTGMSFRPYLGAGINYTRFSSVDLPAGVDIDRSSWGLALGAGVDVPVGNGWLVNVDVKKVQIRTDVSAAGSNLGSFKVDPLLVSVGFGKRF; the protein is encoded by the coding sequence ATGAACAAGCGCTGCCAAGCGCTGGCGCTCGCCGCCGCCGCCCTCACCATTGCCGCCCTGCCTGCCGCCCATGCGCAGGACAGCGGCGACTGGATCGTGCGGGCGCGCGCGCTGCACCTGGACTCGGCCGACAAGGACAACACCGGCCTGGACCTGAGCCTGAAGAACAAGACCTTCCCCGAGGTCGACATCACCTACTTCTTCACGCCCAACATTGCGGCCGAGCTGGTGCTGACCTACCCGCAAAAGCACGACCTGCGCGCCGGTGGCGACAAGATCGGCAGCCTGAAGCACCTGCCGCCCACGCTGAGCCTGCAGTACCACTTCACCGGCATGAGCTTTCGCCCCTACCTGGGCGCAGGCATCAACTACACGCGGTTCTCCAGCGTCGACCTGCCGGCCGGCGTGGACATCGACCGCAGCAGCTGGGGCCTGGCGCTGGGCGCCGGCGTCGACGTGCCGGTGGGCAACGGCTGGCTCGTCAACGTCGACGTGAAGAAGGTGCAGATCCGCACCGACGTCTCGGCCGCGGGCTCCAACCTCGGCAGCTTCAAGGTTGATCCGCTGCTCGTCTCGGTCGGCTTCGGCAAGCGCTTCTGA
- a CDS encoding NAD(P)/FAD-dependent oxidoreductase: MTDLATAPVASHGPADTATADASAWLARLEAALAAADLDAVTALFDDECYWRDLVSFTWNISTQEGRDAIRAMLQARLADTAPSQFRLEGEASQADGVTEAWFTFETRVARGRGHLRLRQGRAWTLLTTMTELKGFEEKKGERRIAGAEHGAQPGGRQSWLEKKQAREAALGYAEQPYVLIIGGGQGGIGLASRLRRLDVPTIVIEKNARAGDSWRNRYKSLCLHDPVWYDHLPYMPFPDDWPVFAPKDKIGDWLEMYTKVMELNYWSSTIARKARFDEATQTWEVQVERDGQPVTLRPKQLVFALGVSGYPNVPRIPGAETFEGTQHHSSKHPGGAAWAGKHCVVLGSNNSAHDICADLWENGADVTMIQRSSTHIAPSGSLMELALGGLYSEQAVKNGITTDKADLIFASVPYKIMHTFHIPVYEEMKKRDADLYARLEKAGFLLDFGEDGSGLFMKYLRRGSGYYIDVGASELVADGRIKLKSGVNIERINPRSVTLTDGTELPADLLVYATGYGSMNNWLADLVSPEVADKVGKCWGLGSDTTKDPGPWEGELRNMWKPTAQPQMWFHGGNLHQSRHYSQFLALQLKARMEGLPTDVYGRVGPYHKR, encoded by the coding sequence ATGACTGACCTTGCGACAGCGCCCGTGGCCAGCCACGGCCCCGCCGACACGGCCACCGCCGACGCCAGCGCCTGGCTGGCCCGCCTTGAAGCCGCCCTCGCCGCTGCCGACCTGGACGCGGTGACGGCCCTGTTCGACGACGAGTGCTACTGGCGCGACCTGGTGTCCTTCACCTGGAACATCAGCACCCAGGAAGGCCGCGACGCCATCCGCGCAATGCTGCAGGCGCGGCTGGCCGACACCGCGCCCAGCCAGTTCCGCCTGGAGGGAGAAGCCAGCCAGGCCGATGGCGTGACCGAAGCCTGGTTCACCTTCGAGACCCGCGTGGCGCGCGGCCGCGGCCACCTGCGGCTGCGCCAGGGCCGCGCCTGGACGCTGCTGACCACGATGACCGAGCTCAAGGGCTTCGAGGAGAAGAAGGGCGAGCGCCGCATCGCCGGTGCCGAGCATGGCGCCCAGCCCGGCGGCCGCCAGAGCTGGCTGGAAAAGAAGCAGGCCCGCGAAGCCGCGCTGGGCTATGCCGAGCAGCCCTACGTGCTGATCATCGGCGGCGGCCAGGGCGGCATCGGCCTGGCCTCACGGCTGCGCCGGCTGGACGTGCCCACCATCGTCATCGAGAAGAACGCGCGGGCCGGCGACTCCTGGCGCAACCGCTACAAGTCGCTGTGCCTGCACGACCCGGTGTGGTACGACCATCTGCCCTACATGCCTTTCCCGGATGACTGGCCGGTGTTCGCGCCCAAGGACAAGATCGGCGACTGGCTGGAGATGTACACCAAGGTGATGGAGCTGAACTACTGGAGCTCCACCATCGCCAGGAAGGCCCGCTTCGACGAAGCCACGCAGACCTGGGAAGTGCAGGTGGAGCGCGACGGCCAGCCGGTGACGCTGCGGCCCAAGCAGCTGGTGTTTGCGCTGGGCGTGTCGGGCTACCCCAACGTGCCCAGGATCCCGGGCGCCGAGACCTTCGAGGGCACCCAGCACCATTCCAGCAAGCACCCGGGCGGCGCGGCCTGGGCCGGCAAGCATTGCGTGGTGCTGGGCTCCAACAACTCGGCCCACGACATCTGCGCCGACCTGTGGGAGAACGGGGCCGACGTGACGATGATCCAGCGCTCGTCCACCCACATCGCGCCTTCGGGCTCGCTGATGGAGCTGGCGCTGGGCGGCCTGTACTCCGAGCAGGCGGTCAAGAACGGCATCACCACCGACAAGGCCGACCTGATCTTCGCCTCGGTGCCGTACAAGATCATGCACACCTTCCACATCCCGGTGTACGAGGAGATGAAGAAGCGTGACGCCGACCTGTACGCCCGGTTGGAGAAGGCGGGCTTTCTGCTGGACTTCGGCGAAGACGGCTCGGGCCTCTTCATGAAGTACCTGCGCCGCGGCTCGGGCTACTACATCGACGTGGGTGCCTCGGAGCTGGTGGCCGACGGTCGCATCAAGCTCAAGAGCGGCGTCAACATCGAGCGCATCAACCCGCGGTCGGTCACCTTGACCGACGGCACCGAGCTACCGGCCGACCTGCTGGTGTACGCCACCGGCTATGGCTCGATGAACAACTGGCTGGCCGACCTGGTGTCACCCGAAGTGGCCGACAAGGTGGGCAAGTGCTGGGGCCTGGGCAGCGACACCACCAAGGACCCCGGCCCGTGGGAAGGTGAGCTGCGCAACATGTGGAAGCCCACCGCGCAGCCGCAGATGTGGTTCCACGGCGGCAACCTGCACCAGTCGCGGCATTACTCGCAGTTCCTGGCGCTGCAGCTCAAGGCCCGCATGGAGGGCCTGCCCACCGACGTGTACGGCCGCGTGGGGCCGTACCACAAGCGGTAA